Part of the Acipenser ruthenus chromosome 37, fAciRut3.2 maternal haplotype, whole genome shotgun sequence genome is shown below.
acagcgtgtgtctctgtgcattgacagcgtgtgtctctgtgcattgacagcgtgtgtctctgtgcattgacagcgtgtgtctctgtgcattgacagcgtgtgtctctgtgcattgacagcgtgtgtctctgtgcatttacagcgtgtgtctctgtgcattgacagcgtgtgtctctgtgcattgacagcgtgtgtctctgtgcattgacagcgtgtgtctctgtgcattgacagcgtgtgtctctgtgcattgacagcgtgtgtctctgtgcattgacagcgtgtgtctctgtgcattgacAGTCTGTCTCTTTGGTTCCTCAGCTTTGAGAAGATGATCAGCGGGATGTACATGGGGGAGCTGGTCCGGCTCATCCTGGTCAAGATGGCGAAGGAGGGCCAGCTGTTCAGAGGCAGGACCACCCCTGACCTGCTGACCACCGGCCACTTCGAGACCAAGTTCGTCTCGGCCATCGAGAAGTAAGGAGGCTTCAATGGTTTAACGCAGGATAATTCAAAACACAAACCAGAGCTTTCCATTCTGGGGTCGTAGCGGGCTTCTGTTGTATTTCATTTGTAACAACTGTGATGGTGACTAATGTAAATAGCTTTAGGAATTTAGCCTTTTACTATGGCCTCTCCTaaagggatggcaataagactcctattgcagagctgtttaacccattccaggttttactacgagcttgattagccgcagcgtataggtaacaagctcaggtgagtcttattaaactcctagtccTTCTTGCTTCCAGTTTTGCCCTACTGATTTTCGGAGAGTTTTTGAGTGTGCGTTCCTGACCCTGTCCCCCCCTCTCTGCTCAGGGAGAAGGAGGGTCTGTCGAAGGCAGAGGAGATCCTGTCCCGGCTGGGTCTGGAGGCTTCGGAGGAGGATTGCGTAGCGACGCAGCGGATCTGCCAGATCGTGTCCGAGCGCGCCGCTAACCTGTGCGCCGCCACGCTGGCCGCGGTGCTGTGGCGGATCAGAGAGAACAAGGGCGCGGAGCGGCTCCGAAGCACCGTGGGGGTCGACGGATCGGTCTACAAGAAGCACCCGCAGTGAGCAGCACTCTTACTCGCTGCCTGCCTGTCCGTCTGCAGCTTAAACACAGACCCCGCTGGGCATGTCCTCTCAAGCCAGCTAGTGCAAACTGACCTGGATTAGACATCCAGGTCTAATCCAGATCCACATTTAACAGCTAGCCTGAATTGACATGTAATCTAAAACCAGCTAGCCTGAATTGACATGTAATCTAAAACCAGCTAGCCTGAATTGACATGTAATCTAAAACCAGCTAGCCTGAATTGACATGTAATCTAAAACCAGCTAGCCTGAATTGACATGTAATCTAAAAACTAGCTAATCTGAATTGATCTATAATCTAAAACTAGCTAGTCTGAATTTACctttattataaaaaacagcTACTATGAATTGATCAGTAATCTAAAACCAGCTAGCCTGAATTGACCTGTATTAGAAAAAACAGCGAGTCCCAACtgacctgtatttaaaaaaacaaaacaaaaaaacgctaCTCCTCAACTGACCTATAATATGAAACCGCTAGTTTGAATGGTCCTGTATTAGAAAAAACAGCCACTCTGAATTGACTTGTATGAAACCAGCTAGTCTGAATTGACCTATAATATAAACCAGCTAGTATGAATGGACTTGTATGTAACCAGCTAGTGTAATTGCAATTTGGATCAATGATGTGTCGgaactgattaaaagggaatgggattTGGAATTGGGGTAATAGAATTGGAATTGACCCTTAACCCTGTGGTACcacacagcattttaaaaaaaaatacagaggtccgctgtctgtctgtctttcctgCCTGCAGAGGTAACCCTCTCCCCCCCGCCTCTCTCCCCCCGCGCAGGTTCTCACGGCAGCTGCAGAAGATGGTGCGGAGGCTGGCTCCGGGCTGCGGGGTGCGTTTCCTGCGCTCGGAGGATGGCAGTGGGAAGGGCGCCGCCATGGTGACCGCCGTGGCATACCGGTTGAGCAGTCAGAAGGAGGAGCGGCGGGCCACGCTGGACGCCTTCCGCCTGAGCAAGGAGCAGCTGGCCGGGGTGAAGCAGCGCATGAGGGAGGAGATGGAGAGGGGGCTCAGAAAGGAGACGCACGACGCGGCCACGGTCAAGATGCTGCCCACGTACGTGCGCTCCACACCCGACGGCACGGGTAAGATGAGCCAGCCAAGCCCTTGTCACTGTGCAATTCGGAATTCAGCCCTGGGGTCAAGGAGTTTGTAACTGTGCAATTCGGAATCCATTGCAATTACAGTGGAACTGTAACTGGAGTCTCGGCACATCTGCGTAATTGTAAATGATTGATTTTATAGTTGAGGCACGCGTTTGTCATGCGATCATTTATTCATGCATTTTCAACCCATTATAGTGACTgcgtttgttttaaacaaaagttatatacagtatgattattattatttatttcttagcagatgcccttatccaggacttacaattgttacaagatatcacattatttttacatacaattatatattttttacacattatttttaattatttagtatGATTAGATTGTTTAGTTTGTAATGGCCCGGTCAGCTGCAGGGGGAAAATGTTCTTTCAGTctttttagatagatagatagatatccaCTTTGGTCATGAATGTAGTTTAATTTTTaggtatttttaaaacagtttgtgtgaactctatggagccCTGCCATAACATTATGCATTAtaagatagatatagatagaaaCTTCATATAGggcaattgtgcacacagtgactgaaggggatatattattattattattattattattattattatttatttcttagcagacgcccttatccagggcgacttacagatctatatatagatatagatatttatATAGATGCAAAACGTCAGGGCCACGCACAGAGGCTCGGGTATTGATTGCATTTGATTTGATTAGATTGGTTTATTGATCTTAGTGTAGTTTTAAAACGGCCAGTCAAATGCAGGGGAACATTTCTTTACAGtcgtttttaaatatatatatataaataaataacgtaGGGGAAAATCTAGTTCTTTAAAgtcatgtgttttttctttttccagaaaAGGGTGATTTCCTGGCGCTGGATCTGGGCGGGACGAATTTCCGCGTGCTGCTGGTGCGCGTGCGGAACGGGAAGAAGAGAACCGTGGAGATGCACAACAAGATTTACTCCATCCCACTGGAGGCCATGCaggggactggagaggaggtgagagagagagagaggggggagaggagatgcACAACAAGATTTACTCCATCCCACTGGAGGCCATGCaggggactggagaggaggtgagagagaggagagagaggagagagaggggggagaggagatgcACAACAAGATTTACTCCATCCCACTGGAGGACATGCaggggactggagaggaggtgagagagagagggggagagagaggggggagaggagatgcACAACAAGATTTACTCCATCCCACTGGAGGACATGCaggggactggagaggaggtgagagagagggagggagagagaggggggagaggagatgcACAACAAGATTTACTCCATCCCACTGGAGGCCATGCaggggactggagaggaggtgagagagagagaggagagagaggggggagaggagatgcACAACAAGATTTACTCCATCCCACTGGAGGCCATGCaggggactggagaggaggtgagagagaggagagagaggggggagaggagatgcACAACAAGATTTACTCCATCCCACTGGAGGCCATGCaggggactggagaggaggtgagagagagaggggagagagaggggggagaggagatgcACAACAAGATTTACTCCATCCCACTGGAGGCCATGCaggggactggagaggaggtgagagagagaggggagagagaggggggagaggagatgcACAACAAGATTTACTCCATCCCACTGGAGGCCATGCaggggactggagaggaggtgagagagagggaggggagagaggagatgcACAACAAGATTTACTCCATCCCACTGGAGGCCATGCaggggactggagaggaggtgagagagaggggggagaggagatgcACAACAAGATTTACTCCATCCCACTGGAGGCCATGCaggggactggagaggaggtgagagagagggaggggagagagggggagaggagatgaACAACAAGATTTACTCCATCCCACTGGAGGCCATGCaggggactggagaggaggtgagagagaggagagagaggagagagaggggggagaggagatgcACAACAAGATTTACTCCATCCCACTGGAGGCCATGCaggggactggagaggaggtgagagagagagggggagaggagatgcACAACAAGATTTACTCCATTGCACTGGAGGCCATGCaggggactggagaggaggtgagagagagagggggagagagaggggggagaggagatgcACAACAACATCTACTCCATCCCACTGGAGGCCATGCaggggactggagaggaggtgagagagagaggggggagaggagatgcACAACAAGATTTACTCCATCGCACTGGAGGCCATGCaggggactggagaggaggtgagagagagagaggggagagagaggggggagaggagatgcACAACAAGATTTACTCCATCGCACTGGAGGCCATGCaggggactggagaggaggtgagagagagagggggagaggagatgcACAAGATTTACTCCATCCCACTGGAGGCCATGCaggggactggagaggaggtgagagagagagaggggagagagaggggggagaggagatgcACAACAAGATTTACTCCATCCCACTGGAGGCCATGCaggggactggagaggaggtgagagagagagaggggagagagaagggggagaggagatGCACAACAAAATCTAATCCATCCCACTGGAGGACATGCaggggactggagaggaggtgagagggagagggggagagagagagagagggggagaggagatgcACAACAAGATTTACTCCATCCCACTGGAGGCCATGCaggggactggagaggaggtgagagggagagggggagaggagatgcACAACAAGATTTACTCCATCCCACTGGAGGCCATGCaggggactggagaggaggtgagagagagagaggggagagagagaggggggagaggagatgcACAACAAGATTTACTCCATCCCACTGGAGGCCATGCaggggactggagaggaggtgagagagaggggggagaggagatgcACAACAAGATCTAATGCATCccactggagagagagggagagactggagagagagggagacacaggACAGAAAGATGTCTACAAAGGGCAGCAGAACGTCCAAgtttattattgtagtttattAAGGTACGCTTGCCTGTTGCTTTTCTCtgctgttcatttcatatgctgacgcacgtgcgtcatgacacaagtaacaaacacatttgtatttattggttCATATTGTGATTGACTTACTGTGTCTGGTGGTCAGCTCTGTCctttagagaacactttggctaagagaaaaCTTGGAGACTACGGTATTGAAACTCTGTCTCCTCTCCTGCAGCTGTTTGACCACATTGTCCACTGCATCGCTGACTTCCTGGAGTACATGGGGATGAAGGGCGTGGCTCTGCCCATGGGATTCACCTTCTCCTTCCCCTGTCAGCAGAACAGCCTGGACGAGGTAACGGGCTGGGACTGGGTCTCGCGATCGCAGTGTGAAGACCGGACACAGCTAGAGCAGGAGCGTGTGTAATTTAGgcttggtggttaaagaaaagggctggataccaggaggttcaaatcccggcagtagccaatgaaatcataggatatgcaaacttagaaatgctgtctgatggttgacagagaatttaattgacagaggttttccatgacttGAAATTCAAGTGACGgaggacacaaaatacaaatgatacctgatagaaataatggctgacataaacacatgagggatgacagaaaaaatgattgagaaatgacgactgaTCGCAAACTAAttgatccatgacaaagaaattcctgataactgacgctgagacATGAGAAATGACgctgtcctaatatggacaccgtatccttgtgctccgtccttcggatgagacgtgaAACAAACGagatcctattggaagtgactctgcagcagcagttgtgatgcagagttcacccacctagtctctgtaagtcgctttggataaaagctgctaaatgacaaattaataataatgatagtagTTGTattacagctatagccaaaagttttgcatcacctagaattttaggattgagacataattcaaaagaaaaaagtccaccggaagccgtaatagtggtacagtatttaagatttctctctctctctctctctctctccaccccccactgcgctctctctctctctctctctctctccctcccccccccccccctctctccctggttcaggGTATCTTGTTGAAGTGGACGAAGGGTTTCAAAGCGACGGGCTGTGAGGGTGAAGACGTGGTCCGTCTGCTCAAAGACGCCATTCATCGGAGAGAGGTCAGCGTTGAACGCTTAAACCAGCAAATAAACACAATCAAATCCAACCCTTTCATTCTCAAAACCATCGCGTCGCTTTGCATGAAGATCGGGTCtagatttaaatgtgtttattttgtattatcttGCTATTTCGGTATCGCCATGGTTGTCACGGGTGAGGAGATTTTTTTGGGGgaataaaaaaggttttacagGAGTTTGTAGTTATAAATATCGTGTAAAGATCCATCACACTTTACCACCCAGTTAGATAGGAGTTTGAACCAAAACTCATTTCAATATTGAAGACCTTCAGAAAGACATCTAGTCAAAACGTCATTCAATTTACTAagcttcttttagtgtttctctATTCGCActaaggatggaaataagactcctattgcacagcagtttcacccattccaggttttactagcagcttgattagccacagtgtgtataggtaacgagagctcaggtgtgtcttattaaactcacagtgaaaccaggaatggatcaaaatgctatgcaacaggagtcttattgccatcccttgAGTGTTTGTTAGTTAAGATCAGTTTTGAAGATGCCTGACTCCTCCCTGGCGTGTGTGTTGCAGGAGTTTGACCTGGACGTGGTCGCTGTGGTGAACGACACAGTTGGGACCATGATGACCTGCGGCTATGAGGATCCGTGCTGTGAAGTGGGGCTCATCGTAGGTGAGGGACCCCTTTAATCCCCCCGCAGGCTCGCACTTCTCTCAATTGGTCGTGTGGAGAGGGAGGTTTTAATCTCTGAGGATAgcggtctgtgtgtgtgctgctgtgcATGGAGCAGCTggtggaggagggggagaggggggaggggttaGCAGGGAGAGGGTGTGATTGGGTGGCTGGGTGGTGACatcaaggcagaagcaggaagggaaacaaactgacaccagcaGTACTGCAGTTTCAGAATAACAAAGGCACGACGGCgccgtttttatttaaataattcaaaaataaaatctcgaacacaaaatattaaacagtacaggtcaggctgggctgtagccttcactgatcctgtatttaatttttagtttcgctcgctcgctctctccgctcttaacacccaccccgagggtagagagctgcaggcttttatgcaggtgaccatctcccgatttagcaacaaattaatcgcttaattcgggagatggccaccttctgcacgaggtttttaaattactgtggatgggactacccatccacgctactaaacaaaaacatggaggctgtgtggtccagtggttaaagaaaagggcttgtaaccaggaggtccccggttcaaatcccaccttagccactgactcgttgtgtgaccctgagcaagtcacttcacctccttgtgctccgtctttcaggtgagacgttgttgtaagtgactctgcagctgatgcatagatcacaaaccctagtctctgtaagtcgccttggataaaggcatctgctaaataaactaataataataataataataataataataataataataaaaacacagctacGCTGTCATATTTACAACAtctaatacatttaaacagcagggcttcctaccgccctgctacagaggGGTGCGAGGTCTCAGTGCTGTGCTCCTGTGTCTCTCTCAGGCACCGGCAGTAACACCTGCTACATGGAGGAGATGTGCAACGTGGAGCTGGTGGACGGGGACGAGGGACGCATGTGTGTCAACATGGAGTGGGGCGCCTTCGGGGACAGCGGCTGCCTGGACGACGTGAGGACTCCCTTCGACTGCGCCGTGGACGAGCTGTCACTCAACCCGGGCAAGCAGAGGTACGCAGAGACCTCCATAGCGCTACAGTCAGCTACTGTGCTGCTGGAGGTGTCTTTGACCTCGTAATGATGCTGGTCCTGCTGCATAAATGATACAGGGAACacaatgttttttctttgtaaaaaataatatatataatttgcatagGGAAAaggtggcacatccccagtgctttttcatagggcagcagtgtggagtagtggttaggtctctggactc
Proteins encoded:
- the LOC117966087 gene encoding hexokinase-2 isoform X2; its protein translation is MEKGLGRDTNATATIKMLPTFVRSTPDGTESGEFLALDLGGTNFRVLRVKVSDNGKQKVEMENQIYAIPEDLMRGSGTQLFDHIAECLANFLEKLKIKDKKLPLGFTFSFPCQQSKLDESILINWTKGFKSSGVEGRDVVALLRKAISKRGDFDIDILAVINDTVGTMMTCGYDDHDCEIGLIVGTGTNACYMEEMRHIDLVDGDEGRMCVNMEWGAFGDDGALDDIRTEFDREIDMGSLNPGKQLFEKMISGMYMGELVRLILVKMAKEGQLFRGRTTPDLLTTGHFETKFVSAIEKEKEGLSKAEEILSRLGLEASEEDCVATQRICQIVSERAANLCAATLAAVLWRIRENKGAERLRSTVGVDGSVYKKHPQFSRQLQKMVRRLAPGCGVRFLRSEDGSGKGAAMVTAVAYRLSSQKEERRATLDAFRLSKEQLAGVKQRMREEMERGLRKETHDAATVKMLPTYVRSTPDGTEKGDFLALDLGGTNFRVLLVRVRNGKKRTVEMHNKIYSIPLEAMQGTGEELFDHIVHCIADFLEYMGMKGVALPMGFTFSFPCQQNSLDEGILLKWTKGFKATGCEGEDVVRLLKDAIHRREEFDLDVVAVVNDTVGTMMTCGYEDPCCEVGLIVGTGSNTCYMEEMCNVELVDGDEGRMCVNMEWGAFGDSGCLDDVRTPFDCAVDELSLNPGKQRFEKMISGMYLGEIVRNILIDFTKRGLLFRGRISERLKTRGIFQTKFLSQIESDRLALRQVRSILQHLGLESTCDDSIIVKEVCTAVARRGAQLCGAGLAAVVDKIRENRGLDSLRVTVGVDGTLYKLHPHFSNVLHETVRDLAPKCTVSFLQSEDGSGKGAALITAVACRIREAGQH
- the LOC117966087 gene encoding hexokinase-2 isoform X3, encoding MHNKIYSIPLEAMQGTGEELFDHIVHCIADFLEYMGMKGVALPMGFTFSFPCQQNSLDEGILLKWTKGFKATGCEGEDVVRLLKDAIHRREEFDLDVVAVVNDTVGTMMTCGYEDPCCEVGLIVGTGSNTCYMEEMCNVELVDGDEGRMCVNMEWGAFGDSGCLDDVRTPFDCAVDELSLNPGKQRFEKMISGMYLGEIVRNILIDFTKRGLLFRGRISERLKTRGIFQTKFLSQIESDRLALRQVRSILQHLGLESTCDDSIIVKEVCTAVARRGAQLCGAGLAAVVDKIRENRGLDSLRVTVGVDGTLYKLHPHFSNVLHETVRDLAPKCTVSFLQSEDGSGKGAALITAVACRIREAGQH